In one Maniola hyperantus chromosome 6, iAphHyp1.2, whole genome shotgun sequence genomic region, the following are encoded:
- the eIF2Bepsilon gene encoding translation initiation factor eIF2B subunit epsilon, protein MESDKENVVQAVVLMDVFNNNFLPICNNKPMGLFPVAGVPLIDYVLESLVSGGVGETILFCCQDAPKIKDHIKKCKVDKVPWTLMMDVQIMTSEICQTMGDVMREIDAAGMVRGFFVLLGVNTITNINFSALLEQHKQTCKKDKGAAMTLVYKEVAWEHPLISNDKSFLLAADGNTQKVLIHEKYKPKSKDAMVSLPLEIVLQHSEVKLHHNLVDANIALCSPSVPPLFSDNFDFQTRSDFIHGILINEDILASTLYYTLVKENQYAAAITNWKTYQIVCWDILHNWAYPLSIETGSFYKNSYMFMGKHNFRKINSTLSRSCTLKEDVLIGDETHISDMSLVSRSMIGNNCKVGRNVEIQGTHIMNNVVIKDNCKILNSFLDSGCIVEENCNLEGVIAASNVCIDAGSKHKGNIFEELKTENDKTLLKSTSESGTEWENESSGDGEDEFVGFEKEWTDSESFYSDDSSADSSLPDSPVPEDTNIFLQEVIDSLARGYEEKLKCDYLILEINSSRYAYNIQLHEVNFYVIRALLSMPVLVDSKSVLGSVKDILKFFRPVISNYIKSKSSIMDCLRAVEDSCVKNEWLDGKAGQIIHLLYEFDVVDEDSLTEWHRDLKENESALAGQSSVIKFFEWLQEASEESEGSD, encoded by the exons atggaaAGTGATAAAGAAAACGTTGTTCAAGCAGTGGTGTTAATGGATGTTTTCAATAATAACTTTCTTCCAATTTGTAATAACAAACCTATG GGCTTATTTCCCGTTGCAGGTGTTCCTCTAATAGATTATGTACTGGAATCTCTGGTGTCCGGAGGCGTAGGCGAAACCATACTGTTTTGCTGTCAAGATGCCCCCAAAATTAAGGATCACATAAA AAAATGTAAGGTAGATAAAGTTCCCTGGACTTTAATGATGGATGTGCAAATCATGACTTCAGAAATTTGTCAAACTATGGGCGATGTTATGAGGGAAATAGATGCTGCTGGCATGGTCCGAGGATTCTTTGTACTCTTAGGAGTAAACACAATAACAAATATCAACTTTTCAGCATTGTTAGAGCAACacaa GCAGACCTGTAAGAAAGATAAAGGAGCTGCGATGACACTTGTGTATAAAGAAGTTGCTTGGGAGCACCCCTTAATTAGCAATGATAAATCATTCCTATTGGCAGCTGATGGCAATACACAGAAAGTTTTGATTCATGAGAAGTACAAGCCAAAATCAAAGGATGCCATGGTTTCTTTGCCTTTG GAAATAGTTTTACAACATTCTGAAGTCAAGTTACATCATAATTTAGTGGATGCGAACATAGCTCTTTGCTCTCCATCAGTGCCACCGCTTTTCTCAGATAATTTTGATTTCCAAACCAGAAGTGATTTTATACATGGAATACTTATAAATGAGGACATTTTAGCAAGTACTTTATATTACACACTTGTAAAAGAAAATCAGTATGCTGCTGCCATAACAAACTGGAAAACTTACCAGATTGTTTG TTGGGATATATTACACAACTGGGCATACCCATTGTCAATTGAAACTGgttctttttataaaaacagCTATATGTTTATGGGAAAACACAACTTTAGAAAGATTAACTCAACTTTAAGCAG ATCTTGTACATTAAAAGAGGATGTTCTAATTGGAGATGAAACACACATAAGTGACATGTCGTTAGTATCCAGGTCTATGATTGGCAATAACTGTAAAGTTGGACGTAATGTGGAAATCCAAGGCACTCACATTATGAACAATGTAGTGATTAAAGATAATTGTAAAATACTGAACAGCTTTCTTGACAGTGGCTGCATAgttgaagaaaattgtaattTAGAAGGTGTTATAGCTGCTTCTAATGTATGTATAGATGCTGGCAGTAAACACAAAGGGAACATATTTGAAGAATTGAAAACTGAGAATG ATAAAACACTTTTAAAATCAACATCTGAAAGTGGAACAGAGTGGGAGAATGAGTCATCGGGAGATGGAGAAGATGAGTTTGTTGGTTTTGAAAAGGAATGGACTGACAGCGAATCATTTTATTCTGATGACAGCAGTGCTGATTCTTCTTTGCCTGACTCTCCAGTACCTGAAGATACTAACA TATTCCTTCAAGAAGTTATAGATAGTTTAGCTAGAGGTTATGAAGAGAAACTCAAATGTGATTACCTTATATTAGAAATCAATTCATCAAGATATGCCTACAATATACAGTTGCATGAAGTGAACTTCTATGTTATTAGAGCACTTCTCTCTATGCCAGTATTGGTTGATAGTAAAAGTGTACTCGGTAGTGTGAAAGACATATTGAAATTTTTTCGACCAGTGATTTCTAATTATATCAAAAGTAAATCTTCTATTATGGATTGTTTGAGAGCTGTAGAA GATAGTTGTGTTAAAAATGAATGGCTCGACGGAAAAGCTGGGCAAATCATCCACTTGTTGTATGAATTTGATGTTGTTGATGAAGATTCTTTGACAGAATGGCACAGAGATTTGAAAGAAAATGAAAGTGCTCTTGCAGGACAATCATCAGTTATCAAGTTTTTTGAATGGCTTCAAGAAGCAAGCGAGGAAAGTGAAGGCTCAGATTGA
- the LOC117983080 gene encoding BBSome complex member BBS7-like isoform X2, which produces MDYDLARIDYTLCGITYPDALKILPVTEQKSQQKFVVGDKNGVLQCLGIKDEEPAVQFKTLPGKSITSVQLASSSGNNVDKIFAASGNEVKGYTKKGKVFLSIETSVAETITSMCVLGSDLVLCSGRTVTLYRDLQEVYCYLCDDRVLDAVAFATPNNVRVRLLVLVANKEAVIIENGNLLKRTYIAAGPTRITVPSSLHATDVCAFYGGADGSIGLVFYEESDLSSKCLVEGCGLGSVMCVGWYYTSSGTHLAVGEPVTSVYGGCIGTDEPELLVATFSGRIFGLRSRRLVSGNIPLSNTKTADAFVTRRSKLETEIAKLEKQTAQEREKYQRNTHSMFPGISAPPLLDIQYELSGATRNSWQEAKIISAVALDMLFIYCANKLDIQTDSAAVLSLCSAQESKNTELLATVRCQAGTRRLWLRMRVLYLGETNMEGTRVLIYILPAGAPRVARLIKLHLPTLPHYSKYQPLEVEDKNCSWCELRVSGGFSVAEMTSWLAEALPGELPRPANNVAFARSHNILGTSLICRYQRGLAVFKSDNISTIAVLKDVISNCCVKRSIRSDFSCDIPENYCIISFNNIKEKFKMEYNRNKEIEIKKAIRSLDLNNISKNDESQQILCKDYLKISKQSDDDVEETNFEELIETVKSWYMDWCKLSLNHYHSNEIMTLQSALKICQLEDVEETLTFKQ; this is translated from the exons ATGGATTACGATTTAGCACGTATCGATTACACCCTTTGCGGCATAACGTATCCAGacgctttaaaaatattaccagtTACGGAACAGAAATCACAACAGAAG TTCGTGGTAGGAGATAAAAATGGGGTATTACAATGTCTCGGTATAAAAGATGAGGAACCAGCAGTTCAATTCAAAACGTTGCCAGGAAAATCTATAACTTCAGTGCAACTTGCATCTTCTTCAG GTAACAACGTTGATAAAATTTTCGCAGCTTCAGGAAACGAAGTAAAAGGTTACACAAAGAAAGGCAAAGTATTTCTCAGTATAGAAACTTCAGTAGCAGAAACCATCACATccat GTGCGTGTTGGGGAGCGACTTGGTTCTATGTAGTGGTAGAACAGTCACGTTATACAGAGATTTGCAAGAAGTATATTGCTATTTGTGTGATGACAGAGTTCTTGATGCTGTCGCCTTTGCTACGCCTAAT AATGTTCGAGTACGCCTTCTTGTACTTGTTGCTAACAAGGAAGCAGTAATCATTGAAAATGGAAATCTTTTGAAGCGCACATACATTGCTGCTGGACCGACTCGCATTACAGTACCATCCTCTTTACATGCTACAGACGTCTGTGCATTTTATGGTGGGGCTGATGGTTCTATTGGACTAGTATTTTACGAGGA ATCAGATTTATCAAGCAAATGTTTAGTGGAAGGATGTGGGCTGGGTTCAGTTATGTGCGTTGGCTGGTATTATACCAGCTCAGGAACGCACCTGGCTGTTG GTGAGCCGGTTACGTCAGTGTACGGAGGTTGCATAGGAACAGATGAGCCAGAGTTACTCGTAGCAACTTTTTCAGGAAGAATTTTTGGTTTACGATCACGCAGACTTGTCTCAGGAAATATACCCTTAAGTAATACTAAAACAGCAGATGCTTTTGTCACACGCCGTTCGAAATTGGA gACTGAAATTGCAAAATTAGAAAAACAAACTGCACAAGAACGAGAAAAATATCAACGTAATACTCATTCCATGTTCCCTGGAATTTCAGCACCGCCTCTGCTGGATATTCAATATGAG cTTTCAGGAGCGACACGCAATAGTTGGCAAGAAGCAAAAATAATATCTGCAGTTGCTTTGGATATGCTCTTTATATACTGTGCTAACAAACTTGATATACAGACAGATAGCGCCGCCGTACTTAGCTTGTGTTCAGCTCAG GAATCAAAAAACACAGAACTTCTTGCAACGGTGAGATGTCAAGCAGGTACTAGACGACTCTGGTTACGTATGCGCGTACTATATTTGGGGGAGACGAACATGGAGGGTACGCGGGTTCTTATTTATATATTGCCGGCTGGTGCTCCAAGAGTAGCACGATTAATTAAGCTACATTTACCGACTTTACCACACTACTCTAAATATCAACCATTAGAAGTGGAAGATAAAAATTG TTCTTGGTGTGAGCTGCGTGTATCAGGAGGTTTTTCAGTAGCTGAAATGACATCCTGGTTAGCAGAGGCTCTACCGGGAGAATTACCTCGGCCAgctaataatgtagcttttgcTCGTTCTCACAATATTCTCGGAACATCACTTATTTGTAGATATCA gcgAGGCCTGGCGGTTTTTAAGTCGGACAACATATCCACGATAGCCGTACTAAAAGATGTTATTTCTAACTGTTGCGTAAAACGTAGCATACGATCTGATTTTTCATGTG ATATTCCCGAAAATTACTGTATCATATCATTTAATAATatcaaagaaaaatttaaaatggaatACAACAGAAACAAGGAAATTGAGATAAAGAAAGCAATAAG GTCTTTAGATTTGAACAACATTTCAAAAAATGATGAAAGCCAACAAATACTATGCAAGGACTACCTGAAAATATCGAAACAATCAGATGATGATGTGGAAGAAACAAATTTTGAAGaattaatag AAACAGTGAAGAGTTGGTATATGGATTGGTGCAAATTATCATTGAATCATTACCACAGTAATGAAATAATGACACTTCAAAGTGCTTTGAAAATATGTCAACTGGAAGATGTAGAGGAAACTTTGACTTTTAAACAATAA
- the LOC117983080 gene encoding BBSome complex member BBS7-like isoform X1: protein MDYDLARIDYTLCGITYPDALKILPVTEQKSQQKFVVGDKNGVLQCLGIKDEEPAVQFKTLPGKSITSVQLASSSGNNVDKIFAASGNEVKGYTKKGKVFLSIETSVAETITSMCVLGSDLVLCSGRTVTLYRDLQEVYCYLCDDRVLDAVAFATPNNVRVRLLVLVANKEAVIIENGNLLKRTYIAAGPTRITVPSSLHATDVCAFYGGADGSIGLVFYEESDLSSKCLVEGCGLGSVMCVGWYYTSSGTHLAVGRHDGSIQLYLINTDNLREKPRLKFTYFSGEPVTSVYGGCIGTDEPELLVATFSGRIFGLRSRRLVSGNIPLSNTKTADAFVTRRSKLETEIAKLEKQTAQEREKYQRNTHSMFPGISAPPLLDIQYELSGATRNSWQEAKIISAVALDMLFIYCANKLDIQTDSAAVLSLCSAQESKNTELLATVRCQAGTRRLWLRMRVLYLGETNMEGTRVLIYILPAGAPRVARLIKLHLPTLPHYSKYQPLEVEDKNCSWCELRVSGGFSVAEMTSWLAEALPGELPRPANNVAFARSHNILGTSLICRYQRGLAVFKSDNISTIAVLKDVISNCCVKRSIRSDFSCDIPENYCIISFNNIKEKFKMEYNRNKEIEIKKAIRSLDLNNISKNDESQQILCKDYLKISKQSDDDVEETNFEELIETVKSWYMDWCKLSLNHYHSNEIMTLQSALKICQLEDVEETLTFKQ from the exons ATGGATTACGATTTAGCACGTATCGATTACACCCTTTGCGGCATAACGTATCCAGacgctttaaaaatattaccagtTACGGAACAGAAATCACAACAGAAG TTCGTGGTAGGAGATAAAAATGGGGTATTACAATGTCTCGGTATAAAAGATGAGGAACCAGCAGTTCAATTCAAAACGTTGCCAGGAAAATCTATAACTTCAGTGCAACTTGCATCTTCTTCAG GTAACAACGTTGATAAAATTTTCGCAGCTTCAGGAAACGAAGTAAAAGGTTACACAAAGAAAGGCAAAGTATTTCTCAGTATAGAAACTTCAGTAGCAGAAACCATCACATccat GTGCGTGTTGGGGAGCGACTTGGTTCTATGTAGTGGTAGAACAGTCACGTTATACAGAGATTTGCAAGAAGTATATTGCTATTTGTGTGATGACAGAGTTCTTGATGCTGTCGCCTTTGCTACGCCTAAT AATGTTCGAGTACGCCTTCTTGTACTTGTTGCTAACAAGGAAGCAGTAATCATTGAAAATGGAAATCTTTTGAAGCGCACATACATTGCTGCTGGACCGACTCGCATTACAGTACCATCCTCTTTACATGCTACAGACGTCTGTGCATTTTATGGTGGGGCTGATGGTTCTATTGGACTAGTATTTTACGAGGA ATCAGATTTATCAAGCAAATGTTTAGTGGAAGGATGTGGGCTGGGTTCAGTTATGTGCGTTGGCTGGTATTATACCAGCTCAGGAACGCACCTGGCTGTTGGTAGGCATGATGGCTCTATACAACTGTATCTCATTAATACCGACAATTTGAGAGAAAAACCTCGACTGAAATTCACTTAT TTTTCAGGTGAGCCGGTTACGTCAGTGTACGGAGGTTGCATAGGAACAGATGAGCCAGAGTTACTCGTAGCAACTTTTTCAGGAAGAATTTTTGGTTTACGATCACGCAGACTTGTCTCAGGAAATATACCCTTAAGTAATACTAAAACAGCAGATGCTTTTGTCACACGCCGTTCGAAATTGGA gACTGAAATTGCAAAATTAGAAAAACAAACTGCACAAGAACGAGAAAAATATCAACGTAATACTCATTCCATGTTCCCTGGAATTTCAGCACCGCCTCTGCTGGATATTCAATATGAG cTTTCAGGAGCGACACGCAATAGTTGGCAAGAAGCAAAAATAATATCTGCAGTTGCTTTGGATATGCTCTTTATATACTGTGCTAACAAACTTGATATACAGACAGATAGCGCCGCCGTACTTAGCTTGTGTTCAGCTCAG GAATCAAAAAACACAGAACTTCTTGCAACGGTGAGATGTCAAGCAGGTACTAGACGACTCTGGTTACGTATGCGCGTACTATATTTGGGGGAGACGAACATGGAGGGTACGCGGGTTCTTATTTATATATTGCCGGCTGGTGCTCCAAGAGTAGCACGATTAATTAAGCTACATTTACCGACTTTACCACACTACTCTAAATATCAACCATTAGAAGTGGAAGATAAAAATTG TTCTTGGTGTGAGCTGCGTGTATCAGGAGGTTTTTCAGTAGCTGAAATGACATCCTGGTTAGCAGAGGCTCTACCGGGAGAATTACCTCGGCCAgctaataatgtagcttttgcTCGTTCTCACAATATTCTCGGAACATCACTTATTTGTAGATATCA gcgAGGCCTGGCGGTTTTTAAGTCGGACAACATATCCACGATAGCCGTACTAAAAGATGTTATTTCTAACTGTTGCGTAAAACGTAGCATACGATCTGATTTTTCATGTG ATATTCCCGAAAATTACTGTATCATATCATTTAATAATatcaaagaaaaatttaaaatggaatACAACAGAAACAAGGAAATTGAGATAAAGAAAGCAATAAG GTCTTTAGATTTGAACAACATTTCAAAAAATGATGAAAGCCAACAAATACTATGCAAGGACTACCTGAAAATATCGAAACAATCAGATGATGATGTGGAAGAAACAAATTTTGAAGaattaatag AAACAGTGAAGAGTTGGTATATGGATTGGTGCAAATTATCATTGAATCATTACCACAGTAATGAAATAATGACACTTCAAAGTGCTTTGAAAATATGTCAACTGGAAGATGTAGAGGAAACTTTGACTTTTAAACAATAA
- the mRpS6 gene encoding small ribosomal subunit protein bS6m has protein sequence MPGYELALMLRAMPKPELKSTLTRISQAIFDRGGIIRNIENLGFRAMPYKTSSHSLVHREANYFVFQIDTATQAVVDLKEEYSRDVDIIRQRVYKIQDKVDHTCTLEEELLPPAYREEVQKMIELGKTQVNRFTYKFKYNSGLDYYPFQK, from the coding sequence ATGCCTGGCTATGAATTAGCTTTAATGTTGAGGGCGATGCCGAAACCAGAGTTAAAATCAACTTTAACGCGAATATCTCAAGCTATTTTCGACCGTGGTGGTATTATAAGAAATATTGAAAACTTAGGCTTCAGAGCGATGCCTTACAAAACAAGCTCACACAGTTTGGTTCATCGAGAagcaaattattttgttttccaAATAGACACTGCAACACAAGCAGTGGTAGATTTGAAAGAAGAATATAGTAGAGATGTGGATATTATAAGACAGCGAGTATACAAAATACAAGATAAAGTTGATCATACATGTACATTAGAAGAAGAGTTACTGCCACCAGCTTACCGAGAAGAAGTTCAGAAGATGATTGAATTGGGAAAGACGCAAGTAAATCGCTTTACTTATAAATTTAAGTATAATTCTGGACTAGACTATTATCCTTTCCAAAAGTAG
- the APC10 gene encoding anaphase-promoting complex subunit 10, whose product MTSEKDPLASERSGTVREVGNHAIWSLSSCKPGFGIDQLRDDCMDTYWQSDGQLPHLVNIQFQRKTMVSHIYIYTDYKLDESYTPSRISIRAGTHFNDLQEIEVVELIEPSGWEMIPIKDIHDRPIRTYMIQIAVLSNHQNGRDTHMRQIKIHSPCEPTSFDINKFRNFSTVQFQQYATIR is encoded by the exons ATGACTTCTGAAAAGGATCCATTAGCTAGTGAGAGATCTGGAACTGTTAGGGAAGTCGGAAACCATGCAATTTGGAGTTTATCTTCTTGCAAACCAG GCTTTGGAATTGATCAATTACGAGATGATTGTATGGACACTTATTGGCAATCCGATGGCCAGTTACCTCACTTAGTCAATATTCAATTTCAGAGAAAAACCATGGTTTcgcatatttatatttacacaGATTATAAGTTGGATGAGAGTTACACTCCTAGCAGAATATCTATAAGAGCTGGAACACATTTCAATGACTTACAGGAAATAGAAGTGGTTGAATTAATAGAACCCAGTG GTTGGGAAATGATACCAATTAAGGATATTCATGATAGACCTATCAGAACCTACATGATACAAATAGCTGTATTGAGCAACCATCAGAATGGAAGAGACACACATATgagacaaataaaaatacattcccCGTGTGAACCAACTTCATTTGATATTAACAAGTTTAGAAATTTTTCAACTGTACAATTTCAGCAGTATGCTACAATTCGATAA